In the Zingiber officinale cultivar Zhangliang chromosome 5A, Zo_v1.1, whole genome shotgun sequence genome, tcctccctctctctcttAGCAACTCTGCTTTAGGTTGCAACAATAGCCACAACCTCGTGTGTTGCCGCCACAACCTAGTGTGCAACCTCAAGTTCATCTATAATTGAGCTACAACAAGGGAAGCTCCACCTATCATGGCCCACCTCATAGTCAGTCATCCAACACACCATCTTGACTGAGATTGAGCATGCGAAGGACAGAATTCCCCCTCCCATTCGCCCTCTAAGTAGTTCAAACAAGTCGCATTCATTCAACTCAAAGATTCAGTCCAACCTTCCCTTTTTCTCTTGGTTCAACCGCTTTCCCCAACACAAGGTGGCTCCCAATGAGCAAACGATTGTTATGCAGCCAATTCTCAAGATTTGCAAACTTCTGTATGGATTCAATGGTACACATGCATCTATAACAAATTAGTATCAAAGGCAAGCATGGGCAACGTATCCTATAACACTTGATTGTTTGATGCATTCTAAGCAAACAGCCAGGGAGTTGACGAAAATCAACATCAATTGGTCCTATAAAAAAGAGGAGCAAGAAAAGCTATATGTGAAGTCGTGAAGATCACATCACTTGCGAAGGAGATAGAGACCTTATGAGAGCAGTGAAGATGATAGAGGGTGGATGATCACCTGCTTGCAACTCATTTAGGATAAGGGTGAGTTTctagatgaagaaattatttcgtTTGCAAATTAATGGATTAATATGGTGGAGAGACAAGCACATCCAGGTGGTGAGGATTTTAGTTGAGAGACAAGGTCACTCTTTGTGTGACGCAGAGGACACACAACAGATCACTGTGATTTATTTCTGACTGTTGGCTTCTTACACCGTATAGGTAAAATTAATAACTTTACAATATGAGACGCTTCTAGAAAATTTTCACAATTGAGAAGCTTTAACCCCATTTCAAAAGTTATTGGCTTTTTTGTAGACTGGtttataaaataaagaaaactatTAATTCTTGGCACTGAAATGAGTGCTTCTAGGGAAAAAGGGGGGGATTTGACGGAAACGTACAAGGTTGGCAAGACTTCCAGTCCCTATTGGTCTCGGCGAGGCATTCCTGAATCAGAAGATGGAAAACGATAAGTGCAGGTGAGGTATGGATCAATCTACCGTGGAATGGATCGGAGAGAAGGGGAAGGAACCAGCAATGAAGCGATTACCTGAAGAGACAAGTAAAGGACGGCGCACTCCTTGAGCTGCTTCACGCTCTCGTCGTCCTCATCGGCGTCAGTCGCGTGAAGCGGAGGACCAACAGCGGATCGGAGTAGCGCGGCCGTTGAATCTGCAGGAGATGCCATCGATCGCGCTCGAACGTCGAAAGTCGAATCTTCAAAGCCTCTCGATGGCGcagggagaaaaataaaagaaaaccctaTAAATATTTCCTGAGTTTATAATTTTGTCAAAGTCTTTGCCCTGAGATTCGTTTCTTTTCAAATAGTGCATTTGGTAATATTGGTTATGTGACTATGTCATCATATCATTTTAGTtatgtaaaataaaatataatctccAATTATTTGATTCCATTtagataatataataaaattttatttatttaaaaaatttaatatataatttaatataatattttgtTGTATTATCCTTAATTCAATCATAAATACGATGATATTATATGTTTAtccaaattaaaaagaaaaaaaatatgataatattATATACATGTATGCACCCTCTATGCAAGTGAAGAGAATTATATTAGGACaattttagattgtatttattttaatttctgaaatttatatatatataataaaattggataatgtttatttctttttattattttagattttttatattattttattggtATTTaattaagtcaatttaatttatctTAATGGTAACTATAAGTTGTtcgatttaatttattaaaattttaataaaatgacaaagtttaaaaaaaattgttcctcttcttcctcaacTTACTCTGCTGACGTCCGTCACCCATCGCCTGTCACCTGCCACCCATCACCCGTCGCACATCGTTCGCCGCCTGTTGTTAACTACCACCATCCTACACGAACGATGACGATGTCTACTACTGCTGCCTGCTACCACCTCCAACCGTCGCACCACTACCGCGTGCACATAAAAAAAGGTAGATCTGCTACCTTAACCGCCCCCTAGTGtcagccccacggatatggaaggaggtacatgcaggtacataGGTTATGGGTGCATGGTGGAGTAAatctcaggtcgtca is a window encoding:
- the LOC121980402 gene encoding uncharacterized protein LOC121980402 isoform X2; its protein translation is MASPADSTAALLRSAVGPPLHATDADEDDESVKQLKECAVLYLSLQECLAETNRDWKSCQPCPASLLAHIHPLVRVATT
- the LOC121980402 gene encoding cytochrome c oxidase assembly factor 4 homolog, mitochondrial-like isoform X1; amino-acid sequence: MASPADSTAALLRSAVGPPLHATDADEDDESVKQLKECAVLYLSLQECLAETNRDWKSCQPYVQALKACHGKRDHSDLK